DNA sequence from the Candidatus Methylomirabilota bacterium genome:
TCGCTGAAGACCTGCGTCACGGGATTGACGTCGTTCAGCGCCGAGAACGACGCGCGCACGATCAGTCTCCCGCGGCGCTTCGACCACGACCAGGCGCGCGCCGGGTCGGTCCACGACGAGGCCATGTAGCGGTCGAAGACGTAGAGCCCGCCCTTGCGCACCGCGCGCGCCGTCGCGCGCAGGTGGGCGACGAGCTGCGCGTTCGTCAGGAGGTGGCCCTGGGAGTCCTGCATGCAGATCGCCGCGTCCACCGGGCGCTCGAGGCGGAAGTCGGTCATGTCGCCGACGACCAGCTGGCCCCGGTGGCCCTTCGCCGCCAGGCGCTGCCCGACGAACTCGATGCACTCGCGGGAGAGGTCGAGCCCGGACATCCGGTAGCCGCGGTCGGCGAGGCGGATCAGATGCGGGCCCGTGCCGCAGGCGATGTCGAGCACCCGGCTGACCCGTCCTCGGGCGTAGCGCTTGAAGCAGTGGACGAGGAAGTCCACCTCGAGCTTCCGGTTGGTGTCGAACGCGATCTCGTAGAGGCGCGGGGCGCTGTACTGGCTGGTCACCTCACGGTGCCCCACCAGGTCAGGAAGGCTTCG
Encoded proteins:
- a CDS encoding class I SAM-dependent methyltransferase, with protein sequence MTSQYSAPRLYEIAFDTNRKLEVDFLVHCFKRYARGRVSRVLDIACGTGPHLIRLADRGYRMSGLDLSRECIEFVGQRLAAKGHRGQLVVGDMTDFRLERPVDAAICMQDSQGHLLTNAQLVAHLRATARAVRKGGLYVFDRYMASSWTDPARAWSWSKRRGRLIVRASFSALNDVNPVTQVFSERMTLEAVENGSRRLYRQTHLSRMVFPQELRALIELAGGFEFVQWFFGFKPHQILERSKHPLIMVVVLRKK